A genomic window from Glycine max cultivar Williams 82 chromosome 17, Glycine_max_v4.0, whole genome shotgun sequence includes:
- the LOC102666869 gene encoding probable E3 ubiquitin-protein ligase ZFP1: MFDIDFDTMEFRSIDHALVSPYGFQNPEEFDALPQGLTVETIVQHLESETYVIVNKDAPEEDKEKCPICLEEFEEGNLIGKLHSCIHKYHRHCIRQWLLCRNFCPVCKRVGLETNNNVKSEATAAEININENDNDNV; encoded by the exons ATGTTCGATATAGATTTTGACACAATG gaattCAGGAGCATCGACCACGCACTTGTGTCACCATATGGGTTTCAG AACCCCGAAGAATTTGATGCATTGCCCCAGGGACTTACTGTAGAAACGATCGTGCAGCACCTGGAGAGTGAAACTTATGTGATTGTTAATAAGGATGCTCCAGAAGAAGATAAGGAAAAATGCCCCATTTGTCTG gaagagtttgaagaggGAAACTTAATTGGgaagcttcattcttgtatccACAAGTATCACCGTCACTGCATCCGACAGTGGCTTTTGTGCAGGAACTTTTGCCCAGTGTGCAAAAGAGTTGGGCTGGAAACCAACAATAATGTTAAAAGTGAAGCTACAGCAGCggaaattaatattaatgaaaatgacAATGACAATGTTTAG